From the Deltaproteobacteria bacterium genome, the window TTTTGCAAGCAGGGCCGTGGTTATCCTGCTCCGAATGGTGAGAATCTTTCTGCTCACCTCCTCCAGAGGAGCATCGTCCTTGAAGGAAAGACACACCTTGAGCTTGAGGAAGCGGTCTGTTTTCGTCCCCTCTGTCGTGAGGGGGATAAAGAAAGGCTCCAGGGAATAAGAGGGAAGGGAGTCAACTACGGGTCGAGGTTCGGATCGACTCTGGGGGGCTGGTGATGGGACCGGGATTCGAGGCTCTCTTATTCTTCCATTTCGGCTCCTTCCGTACTGATAGCCGAGAGTGAAAGCACTTCCTGCCAACATGACAGCAGTAATCAAGATGACAGTGGTACGTGTTGGCCGAGTCCGGGTTTCCCCTGCGAGCTGGTGGGAACCGGCGGCACCGGATGGGGGAGTGCTTTCTTCCTCTTGTTTTTCGAGGCCTTCCAAATCGAGTTCCACCTTTTCCTTGCGTCTTCTCGGAGAGGGACCTTGTTCACGAGACCCGGTCTTTTCAGGTTGATCGCCTGAGATGGGTGTCGAATCATGGGAAGAGATCTCCTCCTGCCCGCTCGCTTCCGCACTCTCGGGTTCGAAGGATGTGTCGGATCCGCTGAGGCGGATCTCTGGATTTACAGGGGGTGCCTCGTTCTTCTCCGACATCTCGTGATCCTCGACGGACGGCGACACGGTCGCCAAAGCAAATACTGTGCCGTTTTACCCATCGCGGGCGGCAAGACCGGGTCGAGAAGGCTCGTGGTATCTGTGGCGAAGCCAAGGGGGACTCCGCCGAAGTGTAGCACCCGCCTTTGCCATGGCTTCGGTGCGGTTGCCTCTCGCTTCCTTCCTGCGGCAAGTCGCGGCATCCGCGTGAAGACGAGTGAAAGAATCTCCGAGTAGGCCCCTTCTGTCAAAAAGGTTGCAGACTTGACAACAAATTGACATTCTCTCAAGGCTTTCTATCCAAAAAGACTTGTGATTTCAATAAATTAAAAATAAGGAAGTGGCAGCGCATTTGCTTTTGACACGGGCCAGCGGGTCTGTTTCCGGTCTTTTTCCTTAATGGGGAACCGGATTGTTGCCGAAAAGATAGATGGGACCGGGTCTGCACGATCGGATTCGGCGAACGGGAGAGGCAAGTGAGCGGCTTGTGAGGGTGGCCTTGGGGTAAGAGAAAAGGGTTTGACCGAATGGCTCGGCAGGAGGCACGGCGGATCGATATTCCCGGAAAAGAGGGCTACTCCGGCCGATCGCCCTGCTCCGTTTGCTGGTGCCCATGCAGGAGTGAGGAGAGGGAAATGGATCGGACCGGAGCCCAAAGGGTAGTACGGCGGATCGAAGAGCTCCCGACTCTCCCGGCCGTTATCGCCCGTATCCTGGAGGTGCTTGAGGACGAGGGTTCTTCTTCGAGAGACCTCGAGAGGGTCGTCTCGTTTGACCAGTCGATTTCGGCCAAGGTCTTGAGAATCGCCAACTCGGCCTATTACGGGTTTCCCCGGGAGATTACCACGATTCATCGGGCCATCGTACTTCTGGGGTTCCAGGCAGTGAAGGGGTTGGCCCTGGGGTGTTCCATCTTCGAGACATTCTTCCGCCAAGGTGGAGTCTCCTATTTCGATCGGACCGCATACTGGCTCCATTCGATCGCCTGTTCCAGCTGTGCCAGGCTCCTGGGAAAGAGACTCGAGGGGCTCGACCCTGAAGGGACGTCTCTGGCCGGATTGATCCATGATATCGGAATGGTTCTGATGGATCACGTCATGCACGAGACCTACAGCAGAGTCCTGGAAAGGGTCATCAGACAGGGGGGGCGCCTTGCCGAAGTGGAGAGGGAGGTCTGGGGATTTGATCATGCCGAGGTTGGGGCATGGCTTGGAGAACAGTGGAAATTCCCCGCGCCCCTTGTCGAAGCGATCCGTTTCCACCATGGGATTCCGGGTGGCGGAAGGAGTTGGACGAGACTCCCCGCTGCCATCCATCTGGCTGACTTCTGCTCTAACGAAGCAGGCTTGAGCGTGACGGGCGGGCACGACTCCGCGGAGCTAATCACCGACGCGTTGGCGGCAACTGGCCTGGGCCGAGACGACCTAGCCGAACTGACGGCGGGGATCCGGAGTGAGAGGGAGGGGATCGAGGCCTTTTTTGCGGCCCTGTCGGCATGAAACCGAAGTTGAGGCGGTGAAGGGTTGAAAAGGAGAATCGCTCAAAAGCCACAGAGTCATAAAGCCTATGCAGAGGCTCTGGCTGCCATGAGCCGGCAGTTCGAGCAGAAGGTCAGAGAACTCTCTGCCATCCGCCGTATCGGGGATGCCCTTGCCTATCCCATGGAGATGGGCAGAGTGTGCACAGCGGTTCTCGATGCAGTCGTGGAAGGGCTGGATGCAGAAGGGGGTGTACTGATCCTCTTTGAACCGTCCGGACAGGTTCCCATGGCCGAGGTTGTCCCCCCTGCTTATCCCCGAGGTGAGGCGAATCCTTTCTATCCCAGTGGGGAGATGATCGATTGGGTTCTCAGGGAAAAAAGGCCCCTTGTCATCGAGGACGCCTCTCAGGAGACCCGTTTTCCCCCATCAGAACGGCCGGCCGGCGGCTCGGCGATGACCCTCCCCCTCATCTGCAGAGACGTGACCATCGGCGTGGTAAATCTGGGCCACTGCGAGGCGAATGCTCTCCGTTCCGAACAGATTCCGGCGGCCCACCTGATGTCCTCCCAGGCTGCCATCGCTCTTGAAAACGTGAAGCTGGTCCATGAACTCATTGCGATGAACGAATGCCTTGAGGAGAAGGTCCTTGAGAGGACCAGAAGCCTCCAGGTGACCAACCAGAAACTCATGGAACTCCAGGACCAACTGGTTCAGGCGGAGACGATGAAGGTTGTCGGCCAGTTCACGGCCGGAATCGGCCATAACTTGAGAACTCCCCTTTCGGTCATCCTCTCCACCGCCGATCTCATCAAGCTCTATGGAGACGGAAACAACAGGGTTACAGGCTACGCGGAAAAGATACTACAGCAGGGCTCGAGGATGGCCGAGATCATCGAGAACCTGATGGAGAAGTGCTACAAGACGCAGAGACAGGAGCTCGAAAGACTCGACATCAATCAGATCCTGGCAAAGGAACTCAGCTTCATGGAGGGGAACCTCGATTTCAAACACAACGTGGTCAGGGAGTGCGACTTCGACGAGGATCTTCCACGGATCGAGGGGTTTTATGGGGATTTCAGCCAGACCTTTGTGAATCTCATAAACAACGCCGTTGATGCCATGTACGAGACCGAGTCCAAGCGGCTGAAGATCTCCACGAGACACGACGAGGAGTATATCTACGTGGCCATCCAGGACAACGGGTGCGGCATCCCGGAGGAGGAGCAGAAGAAGATCTTCGATTTCTCCTTTAGTACAAAACCGGCAGTGCGGCAAGACGGCAGGCCGCCGGGCATGGGTATAGGGCTTTTCAACAGCAAATACCTTATGAGCAGGTACGGGGCTCAAATCAGGGTGAAAAGCCGCCCGGGTGAGACGGTCTTCACGGTCTGTATACCCATCCGTAGAGAGGGTGTGATCGGCGAGACCGACGAGATCCGTCCGCCAGGGGGGGGATCGCGACGATGGGCAGAGAAAAGATCCTGATTGTAGATGACGACGACGGTGTCAGGGAGATGCTTGCCGAGTTCTTCGGTGTCTTGGGCTATCCCTCGATTGTGGCCTGCAACGGCAGGGAGGCCCTCGGCCTTTTGGAGACCCAGGAAGTGGCACTGGTGATTTCCGATATCAAGATGCCGGTCATGGATGGGATCGAGATGTTGAAACGAATCAAGGAGGCCCATGCCGATCTCGACGTGATTCTAATCACAGGGTACGAGTCCGACTATTCACGCCGTTCGGTGAGGGAGGCCGGTGCATCGGACTACCTCTGTAAACCGTTCAATATCGACGTGATAGAGAAGAAGGTGAAAAGCCTTATGGACAAGCGGAGTGCAAGGAGGGGCGATGCACGATAGGGTGTCGAGAGGAATTCGGGGTTTCCTGGCCGAGCGGGCATCCATGGTGTTGCCCCTTCTGAGGCAGCTCACCCTCTCGGTTCTCGAAGGGCCCGCGAAGTGGCCTGAGAGGCTTCGGGAAGCGGGGAACGGGGCGAGTCCCGCGTGGCCTTTCGAGGCAGACGGAACCCGTAGGATACTCAGAGAGGGACCCTGCTGCTGCGGATCAAGGGTAACAGGGATTTCCGAGGTTGAGAGGGATCTCGCCGAAAAGAACGAGTATCTCCGAGTCGTGAATGAAGAGGTCATCAAGCTCACGCCGAGTCTGGAAGCCACAAATGCCGAGCTCGAGAAGACCCGGGACCATCTGGACAGCCTGATCCAGAACTCTGCGGGCATGATCGTTTCCACCGGTCGCAGGCGGACCATTACCCTGTTCAACAGGAGGGCCGAAGAGGTTCTCGGTTACAGATCCGGACAGGTCGTCGGCAGGCCGGCTCGATAGCCGGGCGGGAAGTGGGGAAAATGACCAATGGTCGGCCCCCTTGATAGCCAGATAGTCATCAACCAGAGCACAACGGCCGAAAGGGTCCAGGAGGTTCAGCAGCGGCACCCTGACTTCCAACAAAAGCACTTCGCCCTCCAACTGCAGGAAGAGCAGGAAAAGAAGCAACGGGACATCAGAGACACGGAAAAGGCCGACCAGGCCCTGATCAGGGATAGGAGGCGAGGAGGGGGCGATCGGGGAGAGAGGAAAAGGTCGCGCCAGGATCGGTCGGGCAGAGAAGGTGGTGCGGCTGCCCGGGAATTGAGTGGAGAAGAGACGGGGGGACAGGTCGACATCTTTGTCTGATTGGCCCACGGGCGTCAAGACGCGTTTCAAGGGGCCCGGAGGAAAGCCCGTCTGGAAGGCCGGCAGGTGATACTGGAATCCACATTGGGGAACCATCTGATCCTTCTCCTGATCATGGCGGATCTGGCGGTCTGCGCCGTTGTACTCTTCTACCTTTTTGGTGGTCGGAAGCGGCAGGGGAGGTCCGGGGATACGGGCAAACTGCAAGAGACGGTATCCTCCCTAGGTGTTCTGCTCAGGGAATCGGACAGGGCCTCAAAGAATCTTATCGACGCGCTCCATGAAAGAAA encodes:
- a CDS encoding HDOD domain-containing protein codes for the protein MDRTGAQRVVRRIEELPTLPAVIARILEVLEDEGSSSRDLERVVSFDQSISAKVLRIANSAYYGFPREITTIHRAIVLLGFQAVKGLALGCSIFETFFRQGGVSYFDRTAYWLHSIACSSCARLLGKRLEGLDPEGTSLAGLIHDIGMVLMDHVMHETYSRVLERVIRQGGRLAEVEREVWGFDHAEVGAWLGEQWKFPAPLVEAIRFHHGIPGGGRSWTRLPAAIHLADFCSNEAGLSVTGGHDSAELITDALAATGLGRDDLAELTAGIRSEREGIEAFFAALSA
- a CDS encoding GAF domain-containing sensor histidine kinase produces the protein MKRRIAQKPQSHKAYAEALAAMSRQFEQKVRELSAIRRIGDALAYPMEMGRVCTAVLDAVVEGLDAEGGVLILFEPSGQVPMAEVVPPAYPRGEANPFYPSGEMIDWVLREKRPLVIEDASQETRFPPSERPAGGSAMTLPLICRDVTIGVVNLGHCEANALRSEQIPAAHLMSSQAAIALENVKLVHELIAMNECLEEKVLERTRSLQVTNQKLMELQDQLVQAETMKVVGQFTAGIGHNLRTPLSVILSTADLIKLYGDGNNRVTGYAEKILQQGSRMAEIIENLMEKCYKTQRQELERLDINQILAKELSFMEGNLDFKHNVVRECDFDEDLPRIEGFYGDFSQTFVNLINNAVDAMYETESKRLKISTRHDEEYIYVAIQDNGCGIPEEEQKKIFDFSFSTKPAVRQDGRPPGMGIGLFNSKYLMSRYGAQIRVKSRPGETVFTVCIPIRREGVIGETDEIRPPGGGSRRWAEKRS
- a CDS encoding response regulator, which codes for MGREKILIVDDDDGVREMLAEFFGVLGYPSIVACNGREALGLLETQEVALVISDIKMPVMDGIEMLKRIKEAHADLDVILITGYESDYSRRSVREAGASDYLCKPFNIDVIEKKVKSLMDKRSARRGDAR
- a CDS encoding PAS domain S-box protein, with protein sequence MHDRVSRGIRGFLAERASMVLPLLRQLTLSVLEGPAKWPERLREAGNGASPAWPFEADGTRRILREGPCCCGSRVTGISEVERDLAEKNEYLRVVNEEVIKLTPSLEATNAELEKTRDHLDSLIQNSAGMIVSTGRRRTITLFNRRAEEVLGYRSGQVVGRPAR